In Flavobacterium cerinum, one genomic interval encodes:
- a CDS encoding lycopene cyclase domain-containing protein, whose amino-acid sequence MKPYTYLLINLLTVIICFIFSFDKRIQFNKQFPVFLRSGILVAIPFIIWDIFFTKIGVWWFNKTYTLGISLFGLPLEEWLFFICIPFSCIFTFFCLDKFFNLNWTIAYNNIIVFVSVIVCAVFALLYADKIYTLVTAIITMLTLIFLHFIARVDWIGKASLVFFILMLGFFPVNGVLTGTGLEAPIVNYNPEEFLNIRLLTIPVEDAVYGYAQFLLNLYFFKMFQKRD is encoded by the coding sequence ATGAAACCGTATACTTATTTATTGATTAATTTACTGACCGTAATTATTTGCTTTATTTTTTCATTTGACAAAAGAATACAGTTCAATAAACAGTTTCCGGTATTTTTAAGATCCGGTATATTGGTTGCAATACCATTTATAATATGGGATATCTTTTTTACAAAAATAGGGGTCTGGTGGTTTAATAAAACCTATACCCTTGGCATTAGCCTTTTCGGTTTACCGCTGGAAGAGTGGTTGTTTTTTATATGCATTCCGTTTTCGTGCATCTTTACATTTTTTTGTCTCGATAAATTTTTTAACCTCAACTGGACCATAGCCTACAACAATATCATTGTATTTGTCAGCGTGATTGTATGTGCCGTATTTGCTTTATTGTATGCAGATAAAATTTATACTTTAGTTACGGCAATTATTACAATGCTAACCTTGATCTTTTTACATTTTATAGCCCGGGTAGATTGGATCGGAAAAGCTTCTCTGGTGTTTTTTATATTAATGCTTGGCTTTTTTCCTGTTAATGGCGTATTAACCGGTACCGGACTGGAAGCGCCGATTGTGAATTACAATCCGGAAGAATTCTTGAATATACGATTACTTACCATTCCAGTAGAAGATGCTGTTTACGGATATGCTCAATTTCTTCTCAATCTTTATTTTTTTAAGATGTTCCAAAAACGGGATTAG
- a CDS encoding sterol desaturase family protein — MNFSIVLLTFILMEGATWIIHKYVMHGFLWALHRDHHDHTNKGPLEKNDYFFVIFALPAIALLYWGSLNNFDFRFYVGLGITLYGIAYFWVHDIFIHQRIKALQKTQNPYFLAIRRAHKQHHKHTGKHDGECFGFLWVPLKYFRMYFNAKQ; from the coding sequence ATGAATTTTAGTATCGTTCTTTTAACATTTATACTAATGGAAGGTGCCACCTGGATTATCCATAAATATGTGATGCATGGATTTTTATGGGCTTTGCATCGGGATCATCACGATCACACCAATAAAGGCCCTCTTGAAAAAAACGATTACTTTTTTGTGATCTTTGCATTGCCGGCCATAGCTTTACTTTATTGGGGATCCTTGAATAATTTCGATTTCCGGTTTTATGTTGGTTTAGGAATTACTTTATACGGTATCGCTTACTTTTGGGTACACGATATTTTTATTCACCAACGTATAAAAGCATTGCAAAAAACACAAAATCCCTATTTCCTGGCTATACGGAGAGCACATAAACAGCATCACAAGCATACCGGTAAGCACGATGGAGAATGTTTTGGTTTTTTATGGGTTCCCTTGAAATATTTCAGAATGTATTTTAACGCTAAACAATAA
- a CDS encoding phytoene/squalene synthase family protein — protein MKKLFDEVSYKVSKIVTEKYSTSFSLGILALKPAIRPAIYAIYGYVRLADEIVDSFHDYDKATLLERFRNETDTALQEGISLNPILQSFQETVSRYNIDRSLIAQFLHSMEMDLHQLDYNSERYQEYILGSAEVVGLMCLQVFVDGDKASFEKLKPYAMKLGSAFQKVNFLRDLKDDYQILGRTYFPNIQMNLFSPEIKHQIETEIETEFKEALTGIKMLPASSRFGVYLAYKYYLSLFNKIKNTPAEKIMSQRIRIPNSQKLSLAMSSYVQYKIAVL, from the coding sequence ATGAAAAAGCTATTTGACGAAGTATCCTATAAGGTCAGTAAAATTGTGACCGAAAAATACAGTACCAGCTTCTCTCTGGGTATTCTGGCTTTAAAGCCCGCTATCAGACCTGCTATATACGCTATTTATGGTTATGTACGACTGGCAGATGAGATTGTTGACAGTTTTCACGATTATGATAAAGCGACTTTACTGGAACGCTTTCGAAATGAAACCGATACGGCTCTTCAGGAAGGAATTTCATTAAACCCGATATTACAGTCTTTTCAGGAAACGGTAAGCCGTTATAATATCGACCGGTCATTAATTGCACAATTCCTGCATAGTATGGAAATGGACTTGCATCAGTTAGATTATAATTCCGAGCGGTATCAGGAATATATTTTAGGTTCAGCCGAAGTGGTAGGGCTAATGTGTCTTCAGGTATTTGTGGATGGAGATAAGGCCTCGTTTGAAAAACTAAAACCCTATGCGATGAAATTGGGTTCCGCTTTTCAGAAAGTGAATTTTTTAAGAGATCTGAAAGACGACTATCAGATTTTGGGACGTACCTATTTTCCTAATATTCAAATGAATCTTTTTAGCCCGGAGATTAAACATCAGATCGAAACCGAAATCGAAACGGAATTTAAAGAAGCGCTTACCGGGATCAAAATGCTACCGGCTTCGTCCCGGTTTGGAGTCTATCTGGCCTATAAATATTATTTGTCATTATTTAATAAAATTAAAAACACTCCGGCGGAGAAAATAATGTCGCAACGGATCCGTATTCCCAATAGTCAAAAGTTATCCCTTGCGATGAGCAGTTATGTACAATATAAAATAGCTGTTTTATGA
- a CDS encoding DUF3570 domain-containing protein, whose amino-acid sequence MKRIVITGFALLGILRVQAQTPPDSTGYKSTRLKVDEINLVSSYYRQDGNNSAVTGGIGTEKLTDVSNTIDVKLIRYSKSGKKHTLDVEAGIDYYTSASSDMIDLQANSSASSSDIRFYPSFNYSIENEEKGNTLGFGLSSSSEFDYQSFGGNVGYSKKTKDKNGEFTAKFQAYLDQVKLIEPIELRTNGNHYGSASRNTFAGSLSYSQIINQNLQIVFLADIITQNGYLSLPFHRVYFTDGTVHQENLPGNRLKIPLGVRTSYFLGDNIIIRAYYRYYTDDWDIKSHTADIEVPVKISPFFSLSPFYRFYTQSAAKYFKPYEAHTGTDDYYTSNYDLSKFDSNFFGIGMKLTPPKGVFGIKHFNTLEIRYGHYSRTTALNADIISINLKYK is encoded by the coding sequence ATGAAGCGAATCGTTATAACAGGCTTTGCCTTATTAGGAATACTGCGTGTACAGGCACAGACGCCGCCTGATTCGACGGGTTATAAGAGTACCCGATTAAAAGTAGACGAAATTAATCTGGTCTCCAGTTACTATCGTCAGGATGGGAATAATTCGGCTGTCACGGGGGGCATCGGTACGGAAAAACTAACCGATGTATCCAATACCATTGATGTAAAACTGATCCGGTACAGTAAATCGGGAAAAAAGCACACGCTTGATGTAGAAGCCGGCATCGATTATTACACTTCTGCTTCATCGGATATGATTGATCTTCAAGCCAATTCATCTGCATCATCATCAGATATTCGTTTTTATCCCTCTTTTAATTACAGTATCGAAAACGAAGAGAAAGGAAACACCCTTGGCTTTGGTTTGTCATCGTCATCGGAATTCGATTATCAATCTTTTGGTGGTAATGTGGGCTATTCCAAAAAAACAAAAGACAAAAACGGCGAATTTACAGCCAAATTTCAGGCTTATCTGGATCAGGTAAAGTTAATTGAACCCATCGAGCTGCGAACAAACGGAAATCATTACGGTTCGGCATCAAGGAATACCTTTGCCGGTTCCCTTAGCTATTCTCAAATTATAAATCAGAATCTTCAAATCGTCTTTTTAGCCGATATTATCACACAAAACGGCTATTTAAGCCTTCCTTTTCACCGGGTTTATTTTACGGACGGAACAGTGCATCAGGAAAACTTACCCGGCAACCGGTTAAAAATTCCTTTGGGCGTGAGAACCAGTTATTTTTTGGGTGATAATATCATTATCCGTGCCTATTATCGTTATTATACTGATGACTGGGATATCAAATCCCATACAGCAGATATTGAGGTTCCGGTAAAAATATCACCTTTCTTTTCGTTAAGTCCGTTCTACCGGTTTTACACACAAAGTGCCGCTAAATATTTTAAACCCTATGAAGCGCATACAGGTACCGATGATTACTATACCAGCAACTACGATCTTTCAAAGTTTGACAGTAATTTCTTCGGAATCGGGATGAAATTGACGCCGCCTAAAGGAGTATTCGGAATTAAACATTTTAACACCCTCGAAATACGTTACGGTCATTATTCCAGAACAACAGCCTTAAATGCTGATATTATCAGTATTAATCTGAAATACAAATAA
- a CDS encoding DUF4266 domain-containing protein, whose translation MKKVMSHLLSVLSGVLVFATASCTSVKEYQKGKLNDSEMVLSNRKIEKTELSFQSYREGSSGANSGKSGGGCGCN comes from the coding sequence ATGAAAAAAGTAATGTCTCATCTGCTTTCCGTTTTATCCGGCGTACTTGTATTTGCGACGGCATCCTGTACTTCGGTAAAAGAATATCAGAAAGGAAAACTAAACGATTCAGAAATGGTCCTTTCCAACCGAAAAATAGAAAAAACCGAATTAAGTTTTCAATCCTATCGTGAGGGTTCTTCCGGAGCAAACTCCGGTAAGAGCGGCGGTGGGTGCGGTTGTAATTAA